One genomic segment of Panicum virgatum strain AP13 chromosome 2N, P.virgatum_v5, whole genome shotgun sequence includes these proteins:
- the LOC120662482 gene encoding uncharacterized protein LOC120662482, producing the protein MRDFSCFGDGAVGLAAGAAAGGGAGAALDRSLQAATASVYRVALSSRKELRIRVTWTRGVAGAAATAAANGATGLAVAIDDGSRALPVAAPLGTPRRTTAPAAAQHFLQKKRGTRSFATEAGTAVSIYWDTAEAKYQHPGAPEPSRDYHLAVVRGPAHAHAQLVHTTRCRFRDDGAEHEVTVACRGEEWGGGPSRDGEVAVSVDGKKVVEARRVKWNFRGNRTAVLGDGAVVEVMWDVHDWWFAGVSPGGSGGGAQFMVKARGAADGGRVWMDEEMASKGQPPAGFFLHLQCYRR; encoded by the exons ATGCGGGACTTCTCCTGCTTCGGCGACGGCGCCGTCGGCCTggccgccggggccgccgccggcgggggagcCGGCGCCGCGCTCGACCGCTCGCTCCAGGCGGCCACCGCCAGCGTCTACAGGGTCGCACTCTCGTCGCGCAAGGAGCTCCGGATCAGGGTCACCTGGACCCGGGGCGTCGCCggggccgcggcgacggcggcggctaaCGGCGCGACCGGGCTCGCCGTGGCCATCGACGACGGATCCCGCGCTctgccggtggcggcgccgctcgGCACGCCACGCCGGACGACCGCGCCAGCGGCCGCGCAGCATTTCCTGCAGAAGAAGCGCGGGACGCGGTCCTTCGCCACCGAGGCCGGCACGGCGGTGTCCATCTACTGGGACACGGCGGAGGCCAAGTATCAGCACCCGGGCGCGCCGGAGCCCTCCCGCGACTACCACCTCGCCGTG GTCCGCGgccccgcgcacgcgcacgcgcagctGGTCCACACGACGCGGTGCCGGTTCCGCGACGACGGCGCGGAGCACGAGGTCACGGTGGCGTGCCGCGGGGAGGAGTGGGGCGGCGGGCCATCCAGGGACGGCGAGGTGGCCGTCAGCGTCGACGGCAAGAAGGTGGTGGAGGCGCGCCGGGTCAAGTGGAACTTCCGCGGGAACCGGACGGCGGTGCTGGGCGACGGCGCGGTGGTGGAGGTCATGTGGGACGTCCACGACTGGTGGTTCGCCGGCGTGTcccccggcggcagcggcggcggggcgcagtTCATGGTCaaggcgcgcggggcggcggacggcggccggGTGTGGATGGACGAGGAGATGGCCAGCAAGGGCCAGCCCCCCGCCGGGTTCTTCCTGCACCTGCAGTGCTACCGGCGGTGA